From a region of the Actinomycetes bacterium genome:
- a CDS encoding argininosuccinate synthase → MKDRVVLAYSGGLDTSVAIGWIAEETGAEVVAVAADVGQGGEDLEVIRKRALACGAVEAEVLDLRAEFADEYCLPALKANALYMDRYPLVSALSRPLIVKYLVAAAQRYGAGTVAHGCTGKGNDQVRFEVGIGALSADVRVIAPVRDYAMTRDKAIEFAERTGLPIDVNKKSPYSIDQNVWGRAVETGFLEDIWNAPIEDVYSYTADPAVQRDPDEVVISFERGIPVALDGKPVTMLEAIQQLNARAGAQGVGRLDLVEDRLVGIKSREIYEAPGALALIAAHQEMENVTVERDLARFKKAADRRWTELVYDGLWFSPLKDALDGFVDDANEHVSGDVRMVLHGGRAVVTGRRSEESLYDFGLATYDTGDTFDQTMAKGFVQLWGLPSRMAARRDLRAGQ, encoded by the coding sequence GTGAAGGACCGCGTCGTACTCGCCTACTCCGGCGGGCTGGACACCTCCGTGGCCATCGGCTGGATCGCCGAGGAGACTGGGGCCGAGGTGGTCGCCGTCGCCGCCGACGTCGGCCAGGGCGGCGAGGACCTCGAGGTGATCCGCAAGCGGGCGCTGGCCTGCGGGGCCGTCGAGGCCGAGGTGCTCGACCTGCGTGCCGAGTTCGCCGACGAGTACTGCCTGCCCGCGCTGAAGGCCAACGCGCTGTACATGGACCGCTACCCGCTGGTCTCGGCGCTGTCCCGGCCGCTCATCGTCAAGTACCTGGTGGCTGCAGCGCAGCGGTACGGCGCCGGCACCGTGGCGCACGGCTGCACCGGCAAGGGCAACGACCAGGTGCGCTTCGAGGTGGGCATCGGCGCGCTGTCCGCGGACGTCCGGGTCATCGCCCCCGTCCGCGACTACGCCATGACCCGGGACAAGGCCATCGAGTTCGCCGAGCGGACCGGCCTGCCCATCGACGTCAACAAGAAGTCGCCGTACTCCATCGACCAGAACGTGTGGGGCCGCGCCGTCGAGACCGGCTTCCTCGAGGACATCTGGAACGCGCCCATCGAGGACGTGTACTCCTACACCGCCGACCCCGCGGTGCAGCGGGACCCGGACGAGGTCGTCATCAGCTTCGAACGCGGCATCCCGGTGGCCCTCGACGGCAAGCCGGTGACCATGCTCGAGGCCATCCAGCAGCTCAACGCCCGCGCCGGCGCGCAGGGCGTCGGCCGGCTTGACCTGGTCGAGGACCGCCTGGTGGGCATCAAGAGCCGGGAGATCTACGAGGCCCCGGGGGCGCTCGCGCTGATCGCCGCGCACCAGGAGATGGAGAACGTCACGGTCGAGCGGGACCTGGCCCGGTTCAAGAAGGCCGCGGACCGGCGCTGGACCGAGCTGGTCTACGACGGTCTGTGGTTCTCCCCGCTCAAGGACGCGCTCGACGGTTTCGTGGACGACGCCAACGAGCACGTCTCCGGCGACGTCCGGATGGTGCTGCACGGTGGCCGGGCGGTCGTCACGGGCCGGCGCAGCGAGGAGTCGCTGTACGACTTCGGGCTGGCCACCTACGACACCGGCGACACCTTCGACCAGACAATGGCCAAGGGCTTCGTGCAGCTGTGGGGGCTGCCCAGCCGGATGGCGGCTCGGCGCGACCTGCGGGCGGGCCAGTGA
- the argC gene encoding N-acetyl-gamma-glutamyl-phosphate reductase, with the protein MGMRVAVAGASGYAGGELLRLILGHPELEVGPVAAASAAGRTVAALHPGLGPLADVVLAPTDAETLADADLVFLALPHGESATLVERLPVGLAVVDLGADFRLVDHNAWEHYYGGPHAGTWTYGLPELPGARAAVAASTRVANPGCYPTSVALGLAPLLAAGLVEPADVVVVAASGTSGAGRKASDALLASTVAGAVSAYKAGGVHQHTPEMEQTLSRAAGTSVTVSFTPLLAPMPRGILAACTARLAPGVSTGTLRDALAAAYDGEPFVRLLPEGEWPTTKATAGSNGAVLQAAADTHAGRAVVTVAIDNLGKGAAGQAVQNANLVLGLPETVGLTALGVTP; encoded by the coding sequence ATGGGGATGCGGGTGGCCGTCGCGGGAGCCAGCGGGTACGCCGGTGGCGAGCTGCTGCGGCTGATCCTTGGACACCCCGAGCTCGAGGTCGGCCCGGTGGCCGCGGCGAGCGCGGCCGGGCGCACGGTCGCCGCCCTGCACCCCGGGCTCGGCCCGCTCGCCGACGTCGTCCTCGCCCCCACGGACGCCGAGACGCTCGCCGACGCCGACCTGGTGTTCCTGGCCCTGCCGCACGGCGAGTCCGCCACCCTGGTCGAGCGGCTGCCGGTGGGCCTCGCCGTGGTGGACCTCGGCGCCGACTTCCGGCTGGTCGACCACAACGCCTGGGAGCACTACTACGGCGGACCGCACGCCGGCACCTGGACCTACGGGCTGCCCGAGCTGCCGGGGGCACGCGCCGCCGTCGCGGCGTCCACCCGGGTGGCCAACCCGGGCTGCTACCCGACCTCGGTGGCCCTCGGCCTGGCCCCGCTGCTCGCGGCGGGGCTGGTCGAACCGGCCGACGTCGTCGTCGTGGCCGCCTCGGGCACCAGCGGTGCCGGGCGCAAGGCCAGCGACGCCCTGCTGGCGAGCACCGTGGCCGGCGCCGTGTCGGCGTACAAGGCCGGCGGCGTCCATCAGCACACCCCGGAGATGGAGCAGACCCTCAGCCGGGCCGCGGGCACCTCCGTCACGGTCTCCTTCACCCCGCTGCTCGCGCCCATGCCGCGCGGGATCTTGGCCGCGTGCACGGCCCGGCTGGCCCCCGGCGTGAGCACGGGCACCCTGCGCGACGCCCTGGCGGCGGCCTACGACGGCGAGCCGTTCGTGCGGTTGCTGCCCGAGGGCGAGTGGCCCACCACGAAGGCCACCGCCGGCTCCAACGGCGCGGTGCTGCAGGCCGCGGCCGACACCCACGCCGGCCGCGCCGTGGTCACCGTGGCGATCGACAACCTCGGCAAGGGCGCGGCCGGTCAGGCCGTGCAGAACGCCAACCTCGTCCTCGGCCTGCCGGAGACCGTCGGCCTCACCGCCTTGGGAGTCACCCCGTGA
- the argB gene encoding acetylglutamate kinase encodes MSTRHAEALAKAGVLAEALPWLERFHGATVVVKYGGNAMVDAELRRAFAEDVVFLRLAGLKPVVVHGGGPQITAMLDTLGVANEFRGGLRVTTPEAMDVVRMVLTGQVQREVVGLVNAHGPFAVGMSGEDAHLFTAVRRPAVVDGEEVDVGLVGDVVRVEPAFVSGLLDDGLIPVVSSVARGDDGSVYNVNADTAAAALAVALDAEKLIVLTDVEGLYANWPESDELHSELTAAELETLLPGLSSGMVPKMEACLRAVRGGVRKAHVLDGRVPHALLLEVFTTAGVGTQVLP; translated from the coding sequence ATGAGCACCCGGCACGCCGAGGCCCTGGCCAAGGCCGGCGTCCTGGCCGAGGCGCTGCCCTGGCTCGAGCGGTTCCACGGCGCCACCGTCGTGGTCAAGTACGGCGGCAACGCGATGGTCGACGCGGAGCTCAGGCGGGCCTTCGCCGAGGACGTCGTGTTCCTGCGGCTGGCCGGGCTCAAGCCGGTCGTCGTCCACGGCGGCGGCCCGCAGATCACCGCGATGCTCGACACCCTGGGCGTGGCCAACGAGTTCCGTGGCGGCCTGCGGGTCACCACCCCGGAGGCCATGGACGTCGTGCGCATGGTCCTCACCGGCCAGGTGCAGCGCGAGGTCGTCGGCCTGGTCAACGCGCACGGCCCGTTCGCGGTCGGCATGTCGGGGGAGGACGCCCACCTGTTCACCGCCGTCCGGCGTCCGGCCGTGGTCGACGGCGAGGAGGTCGACGTGGGCCTCGTCGGCGACGTCGTCCGGGTGGAACCGGCGTTCGTGAGCGGGCTGCTGGACGACGGGCTCATCCCGGTCGTCTCCAGTGTCGCCCGCGGCGACGACGGATCGGTCTACAACGTCAACGCGGACACCGCGGCCGCGGCGCTGGCCGTGGCCCTGGACGCCGAGAAGCTCATCGTGCTCACCGACGTCGAGGGGCTGTACGCGAACTGGCCGGAGAGCGACGAGCTGCACAGCGAGCTCACCGCGGCCGAGCTCGAGACGCTGCTGCCCGGTCTGTCGTCCGGCATGGTGCCCAAGATGGAGGCCTGCCTGCGGGCGGTGCGCGGCGGCGTCCGCAAGGCGCACGTGCTCGACGGCCGGGTCCCGCACGCGCTGCTGCTCGAGGTGTTCACCACCGCGGGCGTCGGGACGCAGGTGCTGCCGTGA
- the pheT gene encoding phenylalanine--tRNA ligase subunit beta, with translation MRAPVSWLREYAALPDALTPRELAAGLLRAGLEVETVHEVGAGLTGPLVVGRVLEYVEEPQSNGKTIRWCQVDVGASEPQGIVCGARNFPVGAPVVVALPGSVLPGGFAIAARRTYGHVSDGMICSVRELGIGEEHDGILVLSEADLRGARPGDDARPVLGLPDAILDIAVTPDRGYCLSVRGVAREAATAFGVPFRDPADREVPAADGRGWPVRIDDPTGCDRFVARTVRGIDPAAASPLWLRTRLTLAGMRPISLAVDITNYVMLELGHPLHGYDADRLSGPIVVRRAAAGGTLETLDGTRRTLDADDLLITDASGPIGVAGVMGGASTELHEGTTDIVVEAAHFIPSVIARAARRHKLPSEASRRFERGVDDGLAPAAADRVVELLVTLAGGTAEPGGTDVDLRAPGAPVRLDLAYPTRLAGFEIAASEVVTRLEAVGCAVQVRDDNQAHVTPPSWRPDLLDPADLVEEVLRLHGYEAIPSVLPRVPATSGTSLPQRHTVAVSRALAGAGYVEVLSYPFMGEAAFGQLGLTANDSRRRALRLANPLSDTEPLLRTTLLPGLLAAARRNVGRGFPDLTLFETGRVFQPADGPRPTMPRPAVDRRPADAELAALDAALPDQPVHLAVVLTGDVKRAGWWGTGRAATWADAVEAARIAADAVDVPARVRAAQVAPWHPGRCAELVLGEPGSEVVVGYAGELHPRVCAALELPPRTCAMELSLRDLVGFAEPVDQAPAVSTFPLATQDVALVVGAAVPAAEVDAALRAGAGPLLEDLRLFDVYTGTQVGEGSKSLAFTLRLRAPDRTLTAEEASAARDAAVAEAAARVGAVQRTG, from the coding sequence ATGCGCGCCCCGGTGTCCTGGCTGCGCGAGTACGCGGCGCTGCCCGACGCGCTCACCCCCCGCGAGCTGGCGGCCGGTCTGCTCCGCGCCGGCCTCGAGGTCGAGACCGTGCACGAGGTGGGGGCCGGCCTCACCGGCCCGCTCGTCGTGGGTCGGGTGCTCGAGTACGTCGAGGAGCCGCAGTCCAACGGCAAGACCATCCGCTGGTGCCAGGTCGACGTCGGCGCGTCCGAACCGCAGGGCATCGTCTGCGGGGCCCGCAACTTCCCCGTCGGCGCGCCCGTCGTGGTGGCCCTGCCGGGCAGCGTGCTGCCGGGCGGCTTCGCCATCGCTGCGCGCCGCACCTACGGGCACGTCTCCGACGGGATGATCTGCTCGGTCCGCGAGCTGGGGATCGGGGAGGAGCACGACGGCATCCTGGTGCTCTCGGAGGCCGACCTGCGCGGGGCGCGGCCGGGGGACGACGCCCGCCCGGTGCTCGGCCTGCCGGACGCCATCCTCGACATCGCGGTCACCCCGGACCGCGGCTACTGCCTGTCGGTGCGCGGTGTCGCGCGCGAGGCGGCCACCGCCTTCGGCGTCCCGTTCCGCGACCCGGCCGACCGTGAGGTGCCGGCCGCCGACGGGCGGGGGTGGCCGGTGCGCATCGACGACCCGACCGGCTGCGACCGTTTCGTGGCCCGCACGGTGCGGGGCATCGACCCGGCCGCGGCGTCGCCGCTGTGGCTGCGCACCCGGCTCACCCTGGCCGGGATGCGGCCGATCTCACTCGCGGTCGACATCACCAACTACGTGATGCTCGAGCTGGGCCACCCGCTCCACGGCTACGACGCGGACCGGCTCAGCGGCCCGATCGTCGTCCGCCGGGCCGCGGCGGGGGGAACCCTGGAGACCCTCGACGGCACCCGGCGCACGCTGGACGCCGACGACCTGCTCATCACCGACGCCTCGGGGCCGATCGGCGTGGCCGGCGTCATGGGCGGCGCCTCGACCGAGCTGCACGAGGGCACCACCGACATCGTCGTCGAGGCCGCCCACTTCATCCCGTCGGTCATCGCCAGGGCGGCCCGCCGGCACAAGCTGCCGAGCGAGGCCTCCCGTCGGTTCGAGCGCGGGGTGGACGACGGGCTCGCCCCGGCGGCGGCCGACCGGGTGGTCGAGCTGCTCGTGACCCTGGCCGGCGGCACCGCCGAGCCGGGTGGCACCGACGTTGACCTACGAGCACCCGGTGCACCGGTGCGGCTCGACCTGGCCTACCCCACTCGGCTGGCCGGTTTCGAGATCGCGGCGTCCGAGGTGGTCACCCGGCTGGAGGCCGTGGGCTGCGCCGTGCAGGTGCGCGACGACAACCAGGCCCACGTGACCCCGCCGTCCTGGCGGCCGGACCTCCTCGACCCGGCCGACCTGGTCGAGGAGGTGCTCCGGCTGCACGGCTACGAGGCCATCCCGTCGGTGCTGCCCCGGGTGCCAGCGACCAGCGGGACCTCGCTGCCGCAGCGGCACACCGTCGCCGTGTCGCGGGCGCTGGCCGGAGCCGGGTACGTCGAGGTCCTCAGCTACCCGTTCATGGGGGAGGCCGCATTCGGCCAGCTCGGCCTGACCGCCAATGACAGCCGAAGGCGCGCCCTGCGGCTGGCCAACCCGCTGTCCGACACCGAGCCGCTGCTGCGCACCACGCTGCTGCCGGGGCTGCTGGCTGCGGCCCGGCGCAACGTGGGCCGCGGGTTCCCCGACCTGACCCTGTTCGAGACCGGCCGGGTGTTCCAGCCCGCGGACGGGCCGCGGCCGACCATGCCGCGCCCGGCCGTCGACCGCCGGCCCGCGGACGCCGAGCTGGCCGCCCTCGACGCGGCGCTGCCGGACCAGCCGGTGCACCTCGCGGTCGTGCTGACCGGCGACGTCAAGCGCGCCGGCTGGTGGGGTACTGGGCGCGCGGCCACCTGGGCGGACGCCGTCGAGGCAGCCCGGATCGCCGCCGACGCGGTCGACGTGCCGGCCCGGGTCCGGGCCGCGCAGGTCGCCCCCTGGCACCCGGGCCGCTGCGCCGAGCTGGTGCTGGGCGAGCCCGGCAGCGAGGTCGTCGTGGGCTACGCGGGCGAGCTGCACCCCCGCGTGTGCGCGGCGCTCGAGCTGCCGCCGCGGACCTGCGCCATGGAGCTGAGCCTGCGCGACCTGGTCGGCTTCGCCGAGCCGGTCGACCAGGCGCCGGCCGTGTCCACGTTCCCGCTGGCCACCCAGGACGTCGCCCTGGTCGTCGGCGCCGCCGTCCCGGCGGCCGAGGTGGACGCCGCGCTGCGCGCCGGCGCCGGGCCGCTGCTGGAGGACCTGCGGCTGTTCGACGTCTACACCGGCACGCAGGTGGGGGAGGGCAGCAAGTCGCTGGCCTTCACCCTGCGGCTGCGCGCACCGGACCGCACGCTCACCGCCGAGGAGGCCTCGGCGGCGCGCGACGCAGCCGTGGCCGAGGCCGCGGCCCGCGTCGGCGCCGTCCAGCGCACCGGCTGA
- a CDS encoding acetylornithine transaminase translates to MTGPTTGPVTGPATQDWQRRWQASVMDTYGTPPLTLVRGSGAHVVDADGREYLDLLAGIAVNALGHAHPAVVEAVTRQVSTLGHVSNLAISTPAVQLAERLLGLFGRDGRVFLCNSGAEANEAAFKLARRTGRTGMVAAAGGFHGRTMGALSLTGQPGKADPFRPLPGDVTFVEYGDAAALAAAVDDRTAAVLLEPIQGEGGVVTPAAGYLAAAQDAARAAGALLMLDEVQTGIGRTGAWFAHQPAGLTPDVVTLAKGLGGGLPIGACVAFGDAAGLLGPGQHGSTFGGNPVSCAAALAVLDTIEAEGLLERVTVVGRALADGVRGLGHPLVADVRGAGLLLGIVLAQPVARDAEAALRERGVLVNAVAPAVLRLAPPLVLTDADVAQFLQVLPYALDAVQPTELAS, encoded by the coding sequence GTGACCGGGCCGACCACCGGGCCAGTCACCGGACCGGCGACTCAGGACTGGCAGCGGCGCTGGCAGGCCTCGGTCATGGACACCTACGGCACCCCGCCGCTGACCCTGGTCCGTGGCAGCGGGGCTCACGTCGTCGACGCCGACGGCCGCGAGTACCTCGACCTGCTGGCCGGCATCGCGGTGAACGCCCTGGGCCACGCCCACCCCGCGGTCGTCGAGGCGGTCACCCGGCAGGTGTCCACCCTCGGCCACGTGTCCAACCTGGCGATCAGCACGCCCGCCGTGCAGCTGGCCGAGCGGCTGCTCGGACTGTTCGGCCGCGATGGGCGGGTCTTCCTCTGCAACAGCGGCGCCGAGGCCAACGAGGCCGCCTTCAAGCTGGCCCGGCGCACCGGGCGCACCGGGATGGTCGCCGCGGCGGGCGGCTTCCACGGCCGCACCATGGGCGCCCTGTCGCTGACCGGCCAGCCGGGCAAGGCCGACCCGTTCCGACCGCTGCCCGGCGATGTCACGTTCGTCGAGTACGGCGACGCCGCCGCGCTGGCCGCGGCGGTGGACGACCGCACGGCGGCCGTGCTGCTCGAGCCGATCCAGGGCGAGGGGGGCGTGGTGACCCCCGCGGCCGGCTACCTCGCCGCCGCGCAGGATGCCGCCCGCGCGGCCGGCGCGCTGCTCATGCTCGACGAGGTGCAGACCGGCATCGGTCGCACCGGCGCCTGGTTCGCCCACCAGCCGGCCGGGCTCACCCCGGATGTCGTCACCCTCGCCAAGGGCCTGGGCGGCGGCCTGCCGATCGGAGCCTGCGTGGCCTTCGGGGACGCCGCCGGCCTGCTCGGCCCCGGCCAGCACGGCTCCACCTTCGGCGGGAACCCGGTGAGCTGCGCGGCCGCGCTTGCCGTGCTGGACACCATCGAGGCCGAGGGCCTGCTCGAGCGGGTCACCGTCGTTGGCCGGGCGCTGGCCGACGGCGTGCGCGGGCTCGGGCACCCCCTCGTCGCGGACGTCCGCGGGGCCGGGCTGCTGCTCGGGATCGTCCTCGCGCAGCCGGTGGCCAGGGACGCCGAGGCCGCGCTGCGCGAGCGCGGGGTGCTGGTCAACGCGGTGGCTCCGGCCGTGCTGCGGCTGGCCCCGCCGCTCGTGCTCACCGACGCAGACGTCGCGCAGTTCCTCCAGGTGCTGCCCTACGCGCTGGACGCCGTCCAGCCGACCGAGCTGGCGTCGTGA
- a CDS encoding SagB/ThcOx family dehydrogenase: protein MRSRTTGVGRTVALAVVLVAALAAGCSGDGVAERARTLRLAATVQALPSPSTSGDVSVEEALRRRASVRSFTAAELTREQIGQLLWAAQGITRDWGGRTAPSAGALYPLEVYLVTAGEVRHYLPQGHQAQVWTDSQARTELARAVDQDAAAGAPAILVITSVVARTAAKYGSLAQRYALLEAGHAAQNVMLQAIPLGLGGVTIGAFDRDLVAAALALPHGERAVYLIPLGTPA from the coding sequence GTGCGCAGTCGGACCACCGGGGTCGGGCGCACCGTCGCGCTGGCGGTGGTGCTCGTGGCCGCGCTGGCGGCTGGCTGCTCCGGCGACGGCGTGGCCGAGCGGGCCAGGACGCTGCGGTTGGCGGCCACCGTCCAGGCGCTGCCGTCCCCCAGCACCAGCGGCGACGTCTCGGTGGAGGAGGCGCTGCGCCGCCGCGCCTCGGTTCGGTCGTTCACCGCGGCTGAGCTGACCCGGGAGCAGATCGGTCAGCTGCTGTGGGCCGCCCAGGGCATCACCCGCGACTGGGGCGGCCGGACGGCGCCGTCGGCCGGCGCGCTGTACCCGCTCGAGGTGTACCTCGTGACGGCCGGTGAGGTCCGGCACTACCTGCCGCAGGGCCACCAGGCGCAGGTGTGGACGGACTCCCAGGCCCGTACTGAGCTGGCCCGCGCGGTCGACCAGGACGCCGCGGCCGGTGCCCCCGCGATCCTGGTGATCACCTCGGTGGTGGCCCGCACGGCGGCCAAGTACGGCTCGCTGGCGCAGCGGTACGCGCTGCTCGAGGCCGGGCATGCCGCGCAGAACGTCATGCTCCAGGCGATCCCGCTCGGCCTTGGCGGGGTGACCATCGGCGCCTTCGACCGGGACCTGGTCGCGGCCGCCCTCGCCCTGCCCCACGGCGAGCGCGCCGTCTACCTCATCCCGCTCGGCACCCCCGCTTAG
- a CDS encoding arginine repressor: protein MSVVRTKAARHQSIVVLLSRVLVRSQVQLAELLAAEGFHVTQATLSRDLDELGAVRVRDASGQLCYAVPGEGGDTTPRPASDEPLAVERLRRRCEDLLVSVDSSANLVVLRTPPGGAQYLASAIDHTVLPDIIGSIAGDDTVLIVARDPAGGAAVAAHLLHLVHPDEPGTEEPPQQGELP from the coding sequence GTGAGCGTCGTGCGGACCAAGGCCGCCCGGCACCAGAGCATCGTGGTGCTGCTGTCGCGGGTGCTGGTCCGCTCCCAGGTTCAGCTGGCCGAGCTGCTGGCCGCCGAGGGCTTCCACGTGACCCAGGCCACGCTCTCCCGCGACCTCGACGAGCTGGGCGCCGTCCGGGTCCGAGACGCCTCGGGCCAGCTGTGCTACGCGGTGCCTGGGGAGGGCGGCGACACCACGCCGCGGCCGGCCAGCGACGAGCCGCTCGCCGTCGAGCGGCTGCGCCGGCGCTGCGAGGACCTGCTCGTGTCGGTGGACAGCTCGGCCAACCTCGTGGTGCTGCGCACCCCGCCGGGCGGGGCGCAGTACCTGGCCTCGGCCATCGACCACACGGTGCTGCCGGACATCATCGGCAGCATCGCGGGCGACGACACCGTGCTCATCGTCGCCCGAGACCCCGCCGGCGGTGCCGCCGTCGCGGCCCACCTGCTCCACCTCGTTCACCCCGACGAGCCGGGAACCGAGGAACCACCGCAGCAAGGAGAGCTCCCGTGA
- the argJ gene encoding bifunctional glutamate N-acetyltransferase/amino-acid acetyltransferase ArgJ — protein MSVTAPAGFSASGVVAGLKSSGAADVALVVNDGPLQAAAGVFTRNRVKAAPVLWSQRVLAAGELHAVVLNAGGANACTGPGGFQDAHATAEHVAGLLGCGPGEVAVCSTGLIGERLPMDRLLTGVTEAAKALADDGGRDAAHAIMTTDSVAKQVHVAASGWSVGGMAKGAGMLAPSLATMLVVLTTDAVADAGTLDAALRAATAETFDRLDSDGSTSTNDTVLLLASGASGVTPDAAELRAAITMACAGLAHRLLADAEGSTKDIAITVEGAASTADAVEVGRAVARDNLVKCAIFGSDPNWGRILAAVGMTTALFDPDRVSVGINGVEVCRDGAGAVDRSLVDMSGRAVAITIGLQAGAECATVLTNDLSLAYVHENSAYST, from the coding sequence GTGAGCGTCACCGCACCAGCCGGGTTCAGCGCCTCCGGCGTCGTCGCCGGGCTGAAGAGCAGCGGCGCCGCCGACGTCGCGCTGGTGGTGAACGACGGCCCGCTGCAGGCCGCCGCGGGCGTGTTCACCCGCAACCGGGTCAAGGCCGCGCCGGTGCTGTGGAGCCAGCGGGTACTCGCCGCCGGCGAGCTGCACGCCGTCGTCCTCAACGCCGGTGGTGCCAACGCCTGCACCGGCCCCGGCGGTTTCCAGGACGCTCACGCCACCGCCGAGCACGTGGCCGGGCTGCTCGGCTGCGGGCCGGGGGAGGTCGCCGTCTGCTCCACCGGCCTGATCGGAGAGCGACTGCCGATGGACCGGCTGCTGACCGGCGTCACCGAGGCCGCCAAGGCGCTGGCGGACGACGGCGGCCGGGACGCCGCCCACGCGATCATGACGACCGACTCGGTGGCCAAGCAGGTGCACGTGGCCGCGTCCGGCTGGTCGGTCGGTGGCATGGCCAAGGGCGCCGGCATGCTGGCCCCGTCGCTGGCCACCATGCTCGTCGTCCTCACCACCGACGCCGTCGCCGACGCCGGCACCCTCGACGCCGCGCTGCGGGCCGCCACGGCCGAGACGTTCGACCGGCTGGACTCCGACGGCAGCACCTCCACCAACGACACCGTGCTGTTGCTGGCCAGCGGAGCCTCGGGCGTCACCCCCGACGCGGCCGAGCTGCGGGCCGCGATCACCATGGCCTGCGCCGGGCTGGCCCACCGGCTGCTCGCGGACGCCGAGGGCTCCACGAAGGACATCGCGATCACCGTCGAGGGGGCCGCCAGCACCGCGGACGCGGTCGAGGTCGGCAGGGCGGTCGCGCGCGACAACCTGGTCAAGTGCGCGATCTTCGGCTCGGATCCGAACTGGGGCCGCATCCTGGCCGCGGTCGGCATGACCACGGCGCTATTCGACCCCGACCGGGTGTCGGTCGGCATCAACGGCGTCGAGGTCTGCCGGGACGGGGCCGGGGCCGTCGACCGGTCGCTCGTCGACATGTCCGGCCGGGCCGTCGCCATCACCATCGGGCTGCAGGCCGGCGCCGAGTGCGCCACCGTGCTGACCAACGACCTGTCGCTGGCCTACGTGCACGAGAACTCGGCGTACTCCACATGA
- a CDS encoding aldo/keto reductase, producing MDTKPMEKRRLGRLGHESTVLIFGAAALAEVDQDTADASVTEALDAGINHFDVAASYGDAELRLGPWTSQFGPDVFLATKTGERAAEDAWREINASLERLNVDRVDLIQLHAVGDLADLDRATGPGGALEAAVRARDEGLVGGIGITGHGHDAPATHREALRRFPFDTVITPWSYLLAARPGYREDFAGLRDECSRQDIGLMTIKTVARRNWPEGNDQSYATWYEPWDDPEHIDAAVAFALRQDGVTGIPTPGDVRLLGRVIAAEQRAASMTDEEIDAVLSRAPDYTSPFLRMPW from the coding sequence ATGGACACCAAGCCCATGGAGAAGAGACGGCTCGGCCGGCTGGGCCATGAGAGCACGGTCCTCATTTTCGGCGCCGCGGCGCTGGCGGAGGTCGACCAGGACACCGCGGACGCCTCGGTGACGGAGGCGCTCGACGCGGGCATCAACCACTTCGACGTGGCGGCGTCCTACGGCGACGCTGAGCTGCGGCTGGGGCCCTGGACCTCGCAGTTCGGCCCCGACGTGTTCCTGGCCACCAAGACCGGGGAGCGCGCCGCGGAGGACGCCTGGCGGGAGATCAACGCCTCGCTCGAGCGGCTCAACGTGGACCGAGTCGACCTGATCCAGCTGCACGCCGTGGGCGACCTGGCCGACCTGGACCGGGCCACCGGCCCGGGCGGTGCCCTCGAGGCCGCCGTCCGGGCCCGCGACGAGGGCCTGGTCGGCGGCATCGGCATCACCGGGCACGGCCACGACGCGCCGGCCACCCATCGGGAGGCACTGCGCCGGTTCCCGTTCGACACCGTGATCACGCCGTGGAGCTACCTGCTGGCCGCACGCCCTGGGTACCGCGAGGACTTCGCCGGGCTGCGGGACGAGTGCAGCCGCCAGGACATCGGGCTGATGACGATCAAGACCGTGGCCCGGCGCAACTGGCCCGAGGGCAACGACCAGTCCTACGCGACCTGGTACGAGCCGTGGGACGACCCCGAGCACATCGACGCGGCCGTGGCGTTCGCGCTGCGGCAGGACGGCGTCACCGGGATCCCCACCCCCGGTGACGTCCGGCTGCTGGGCCGGGTCATCGCGGCCGAGCAGCGCGCGGCCTCGATGACCGACGAGGAGATCGACGCGGTGCTGTCCCGCGCGCCGGATTACACCTCGCCGTTCCTACGGATGCCCTGGTAG